A genomic window from Bacteroidota bacterium includes:
- the murG gene encoding undecaprenyldiphospho-muramoylpentapeptide beta-N-acetylglucosaminyltransferase, protein MEKAINILISGGGTGGHIFPAIAIANEIKRRRPDANILFVGAENKMEMEKVPKAGYRIEGLWISGFHRGLDMRNLSFPFKLIASYFKAGSIVKRFSPDVAIGTGGFASGPSLNAAIRHGVPALIQEQNSFPGVTNKILSRKAKTVCVAYDGMDKFFPAQKIVKTGNPVRQNIVLCNVKPEKARKDFDLDLDSNILLIVGGSLGSRTLNNCLIAGLDHFRDQKIQVIWQTGTLMFDVCKQAAKGYDNVKVFDFIANIDHAYAAADVIVSRAGAIAISELCLVGKPVILVPFPAAAEDHQTKNAMALVQGNAAIHITDKNAQTELVPAALALLNDENKRNEISKNITEFAIEDAAERIVDEVFKLIPSTN, encoded by the coding sequence ATGGAAAAAGCAATTAATATATTAATAAGTGGTGGTGGAACAGGGGGACATATTTTCCCTGCGATAGCTATTGCCAACGAAATAAAACGCAGAAGACCTGATGCGAATATATTATTTGTGGGTGCTGAAAATAAAATGGAAATGGAAAAAGTTCCTAAAGCAGGTTATCGCATTGAAGGGTTATGGATTAGCGGATTTCACCGTGGGTTAGACATGCGTAATTTGAGTTTTCCATTTAAATTAATTGCCAGTTATTTTAAAGCCGGCAGTATTGTGAAACGATTTTCACCTGATGTAGCCATTGGTACAGGCGGGTTTGCGAGCGGACCTTCACTGAATGCCGCAATTCGTCATGGTGTACCGGCATTGATTCAGGAGCAAAATTCTTTCCCCGGAGTTACCAATAAAATATTATCCAGAAAAGCAAAAACTGTTTGTGTGGCTTATGATGGAATGGATAAATTTTTTCCTGCACAAAAAATTGTTAAAACAGGAAATCCGGTTCGACAAAATATCGTTTTGTGTAATGTGAAACCGGAAAAAGCAAGAAAAGATTTCGACCTCGATTTAGACAGTAATATATTATTAATTGTAGGAGGAAGTTTGGGTTCACGTACTTTAAATAATTGTTTAATAGCAGGACTCGATCATTTTCGCGATCAAAAAATTCAGGTCATTTGGCAAACGGGAACACTGATGTTTGATGTTTGTAAGCAGGCAGCTAAAGGATATGATAATGTTAAAGTATTCGACTTTATCGCCAATATCGACCATGCTTATGCTGCCGCAGATGTAATTGTTTCGCGCGCCGGGGCTATTGCCATTTCTGAATTGTGTTTGGTTGGCAAACCTGTAATTCTGGTGCCTTTCCCAGCTGCTGCAGAAGATCATCAAACTAAAAATGCGATGGCACTGGTGCAGGGAAATGCAGCAATTCATATCACCGATAAAAATGCGCAAACAGAATTGGTGCCTGCAGCTTTAGCATTGTTGAACGATGAAAATAAACGCAACGAAATAAGTAAAAATATTACCGAATTCGCAATTGAAGATGCGGCAGAACGCATTGTTGATGAAGTATTTAAATTAATTCCATCCACTAATTAA
- a CDS encoding phospho-N-acetylmuramoyl-pentapeptide-transferase has translation MLYYFFNWLDQKYDFPGAGMFQYLSFRAGLAVLLSLIISIIIGKRIIRFLQKQQIGESVRDLGLEGQLSKKGTPTMGGIIIILALLIPVLLLADLKNIYVLLMLIVTVWMGLIGFLDDYIKVFRKNKEGLRGKFKVMGQVGLGAIVGLVLYFSDDIKLRDYDNIYVYEVENGQPVGRPVESYAAQNVRLDGAGMLNEAGDKYLSHDTRSTKSTIPLVKNNEFDYEWLVGWASDDTKKWLFPLVFVLIIIIIITAVSNGANLTDGLDGLAAGTSTIIVLTLLIFAYVAGNAILSDYLNIMYIPDSGELVVFSAALIGACIGFLWYNAFPAQVFMGDTGSLTIGGIIASLAIVIRKELLIPVLCGIFLVENLSVMIQVSYFKYTKKKYGEGRRIFLMSPLHHHYQKKGMFETKIVTRFWIITILLAIVSIVTLKVR, from the coding sequence ATGTTATACTATTTCTTTAACTGGCTCGATCAAAAATACGACTTCCCCGGTGCCGGGATGTTTCAATACCTCTCATTCAGAGCAGGCTTGGCGGTATTATTATCGTTGATTATTTCCATTATTATCGGAAAAAGAATTATTCGTTTTTTACAAAAACAACAAATTGGTGAATCCGTTCGTGATTTAGGATTGGAAGGACAACTCAGCAAAAAAGGAACACCTACCATGGGTGGTATCATCATCATTCTGGCATTATTAATTCCTGTCTTATTGCTGGCTGATTTGAAAAATATTTATGTGTTGCTGATGTTAATTGTTACCGTGTGGATGGGATTAATCGGATTTCTTGATGATTATATTAAAGTTTTCAGAAAAAATAAAGAAGGATTACGCGGGAAATTTAAAGTAATGGGACAAGTTGGTCTCGGCGCAATTGTGGGATTAGTATTATATTTTTCTGACGACATAAAATTGCGCGATTACGATAATATTTATGTGTATGAAGTTGAAAACGGTCAACCAGTTGGTAGACCGGTTGAAAGTTATGCAGCTCAAAATGTAAGACTTGATGGTGCAGGTATGCTGAATGAAGCCGGAGATAAATATCTGAGCCATGATACACGTTCTACAAAATCAACAATTCCATTAGTAAAAAATAATGAGTTTGATTACGAATGGTTAGTTGGTTGGGCAAGTGATGATACAAAAAAATGGTTATTTCCTTTAGTATTTGTTTTAATCATCATCATCATTATCACAGCAGTATCTAATGGTGCCAATTTAACTGATGGATTAGATGGACTGGCAGCGGGAACATCTACAATAATTGTTTTAACGCTGTTAATTTTTGCATACGTTGCAGGTAATGCCATTTTGAGTGATTATCTAAATATTATGTATATACCCGATTCCGGTGAATTGGTTGTATTTAGTGCAGCATTAATCGGAGCTTGTATCGGGTTTTTATGGTACAATGCATTTCCTGCCCAGGTATTTATGGGTGATACCGGAAGTTTAACCATTGGTGGAATTATTGCTTCACTCGCAATTGTTATTCGTAAAGAATTATTAATACCTGTTTTATGCGGAATTTTTCTCGTGGAGAATTTAAGTGTAATGATTCAGGTGAGTTATTTCAAATACACTAAAAAGAAATACGGTGAGGGCAGAAGAATATTTTTAATGAGTCCGCTGCATCATCATTATCAGAAAAAAGGCATGTTCGAAACAAAAATCGTAACACGTTTTTGGATCATCACCATATTATTAGCAATTGTTTCCATAGTAACACTTAAAGTGCGATGA
- a CDS encoding UDP-N-acetylmuramate--L-alanine ligase, whose translation MQLQDIKRVYFVGIGGIGMSALARYFKYLGASVSGYDRTATALTKQLEQEGMFIHYEDNVALIDRQADIVIYTPAIPKQHAELNYFIQHNYPLYKRSEVLGMISRERFTIAVSGSHGKTTVSSMITWILKDSGYDCTAFLGGICTNFHSNFVIGANDVLVAEADEYDRSFMRLFPNITVVTAVDSDHLEIYGTQEEVEKAFIEFGNKTEVGGLMVIKSNLPIIPHLREKVWRYSLQDTTADLYAKSYEITLTGSNVTLSNGISFSLKYPGIHNIENAVAAVSVAVQLGIAPEKISAALNSFKGIYRRFENMYADDKTVYIDDYAHHPEEIRMFLKSVREIYKGKKITAIFQPHLFTRTRDLADGFAASLDLADNIFLLPIYPAREEPIEGVTADTILSRITNPNKSILSKEDLLEKIRTTDFEIICTIGAGDIDKLVQPITEILKSRK comes from the coding sequence ATGCAATTACAGGATATAAAACGGGTGTATTTTGTTGGAATCGGCGGTATCGGAATGAGTGCCCTTGCAAGATATTTTAAATATCTCGGCGCTTCCGTTTCCGGTTACGATCGCACTGCAACTGCATTAACAAAACAATTGGAGCAGGAAGGTATGTTTATCCATTATGAAGATAATGTGGCATTAATCGACCGTCAGGCTGATATTGTAATTTATACGCCTGCAATTCCTAAACAGCATGCTGAATTAAATTATTTTATTCAACATAATTATCCTTTATATAAACGCTCTGAAGTGTTGGGTATGATTAGTCGCGAACGCTTTACCATAGCGGTTTCCGGCTCACATGGAAAAACTACCGTTTCCAGTATGATTACCTGGATTTTGAAAGATTCAGGTTATGATTGCACTGCATTTTTAGGGGGCATCTGCACAAATTTCCATTCCAATTTTGTGATTGGTGCAAATGATGTTTTAGTTGCTGAAGCAGATGAATACGACAGGTCGTTTATGCGATTATTTCCAAATATCACTGTAGTAACGGCAGTGGACAGCGATCATCTTGAAATTTATGGTACGCAGGAGGAAGTAGAAAAAGCCTTTATTGAATTTGGAAATAAAACGGAAGTTGGCGGATTAATGGTAATTAAATCCAATTTGCCAATTATCCCACATCTCAGAGAAAAAGTTTGGCGGTACTCGTTGCAGGATACCACTGCAGATTTATACGCAAAATCTTACGAAATAACGTTGACCGGAAGTAATGTAACACTGAGCAATGGCATTTCATTTTCGCTGAAATATCCGGGCATTCACAATATTGAAAACGCTGTAGCAGCGGTTTCCGTAGCTGTTCAACTCGGAATTGCGCCTGAAAAAATCAGTGCTGCATTGAATTCATTTAAAGGCATTTATCGTCGTTTCGAAAACATGTATGCAGATGATAAAACAGTGTATATCGACGATTATGCGCATCATCCGGAAGAAATCAGAATGTTTTTAAAAAGTGTGCGTGAAATTTATAAAGGCAAAAAAATCACGGCTATTTTTCAACCACATTTATTTACAAGAACCCGCGACCTCGCAGATGGTTTTGCTGCCAGTCTCGATTTAGCGGATAACATTTTTTTATTGCCGATTTATCCCGCACGTGAAGAACCAATTGAAGGTGTAACAGCAGATACCATACTTTCTAGAATTACCAATCCGAATAAAAGTATTTTATCGAAAGAGGACTTGCTTGAAAAAATTCGCACCACAGATTTTGAAATTATCTGCACAATAGGTGCCGGTGATATCGATAAACTCGTTCAACCAATAACAGAAATCCTAAAATCGCGCAAATGA
- the murD gene encoding UDP-N-acetylmuramoyl-L-alanine--D-glutamate ligase produces MKQKKLVIIGSGESGTGAAILAKRKGFDVFVSDKGKIKDIYKEKLIKEEIAFEEGQHNYEILFAADEIIKSPGIQEKYEVMKKIRERNIPVVGEIEFAWRYCEGKVIAITGSNGKSTCTSLTYHMLRKAGLDVVIGGNIGKSFAELIANGKNEYYVLEISNFQLDDAITFKPYISVLLNITPDHLDSYNYEFERYIASKFRIKMNQTAGDYFIYNADDAVVTNELKNQLTNNNSPKLIPFTLDDRPGEGAWVADNQIQININQNKFTMTINELALQGKHNQYNTMAAGISGKLLGLNNENMRESFSDFTSLEHRLEFVAQVHGIEFINDSKATNVNSSWYALESQTKPVIWIVGGIDKGNDYALMTDLVKKKVKAIVCLGKDNTRIQQAFSKLVDIVVNTESMRDCVEMAYRLGNNGDVVLLSPACASFDLFENYEDRGNQFKARVREL; encoded by the coding sequence ATGAAACAGAAAAAACTTGTCATAATAGGCTCAGGCGAAAGCGGAACAGGTGCTGCCATATTGGCTAAGCGCAAGGGTTTCGACGTGTTTGTGAGCGACAAGGGAAAAATAAAAGATATTTATAAAGAGAAATTAATTAAAGAAGAAATTGCTTTTGAAGAAGGGCAACATAATTACGAAATTTTATTTGCAGCAGATGAAATTATAAAAAGTCCGGGCATTCAGGAAAAATACGAAGTGATGAAAAAAATCCGCGAACGTAATATTCCTGTTGTAGGCGAAATTGAATTTGCGTGGCGGTATTGTGAAGGAAAAGTAATTGCCATAACCGGCAGTAATGGTAAATCAACTTGCACATCACTTACTTATCACATGTTGCGTAAAGCAGGGTTAGATGTAGTGATAGGAGGAAACATCGGCAAAAGTTTCGCAGAATTAATTGCAAACGGAAAAAACGAATATTATGTATTGGAAATCAGCAATTTTCAATTAGATGATGCCATTACATTTAAACCATATATATCTGTTTTATTAAATATAACACCAGACCATTTAGACAGTTATAATTATGAATTTGAACGATATATCGCATCGAAATTCAGAATTAAAATGAATCAGACAGCAGGAGATTATTTTATTTATAATGCTGATGATGCTGTAGTTACAAATGAATTAAAAAATCAATTAACAAATAACAACAGCCCAAAATTAATCCCATTCACCTTGGATGACCGACCAGGTGAAGGGGCGTGGGTTGCAGATAACCAAATACAAATCAATATCAACCAAAACAAATTTACAATGACCATCAACGAATTAGCGCTACAAGGAAAACACAACCAGTACAACACTATGGCCGCAGGCATCAGTGGGAAGTTACTCGGGTTGAACAATGAGAACATGCGTGAGAGTTTCAGCGACTTCACTTCATTAGAACACCGTTTGGAGTTTGTTGCTCAGGTGCATGGCATCGAATTTATTAATGATTCAAAAGCGACCAATGTAAATAGTTCATGGTATGCTTTAGAAAGCCAGACAAAACCGGTAATCTGGATTGTTGGCGGAATCGATAAAGGAAATGATTATGCACTCATGACCGATTTAGTAAAAAAGAAAGTAAAAGCAATTGTTTGCCTAGGAAAAGATAATACCCGCATTCAGCAGGCATTCAGCAAGTTGGTTGACATCGTTGTAAATACTGAAAGTATGCGCGATTGTGTTGAGATGGCTTATCGTCTTGGCAATAATGGTGATGTGGTTTTATTATCACCTGCTTGTGCTTCATTCGATTTATTTGAAAATTATGAAGACAGAGGTAATCAGTTTAAAGCACGTGTTCGTGAATTATAA
- a CDS encoding FtsW/RodA/SpoVE family cell cycle protein, which produces MSKPVTFLLSKVKGDRYIWLVVFLLSVVSILAVYSSTETLAYKSAGGNTEYYLIKHTIILLFGVFLMYLSHLIPYKYYSRIAQILLWLSVPALVYTMTLAPEVNDASRWITLPVINLTFQTSDLARFALIMYTARVLSKKQEKMDSFKEAFIPVILPIAIICALILPENLSTASVLFFSCIVLMFVGRVRFKYIMLTVGAGIVLLGIIIALSYLLPDVGRLGTWNSRVESFINGGTEDDSFQTDQAKIAIAKGMVFGVGPGNSTQKDFLPYPYADFIYATIIEEYGMIGGIFIIFLYLVFLYRCIKIVAKAPSSFGALLAVGLGLVLTIQAFVNMGVAVHLLPTTGLTLPLVSMGGTSLWFTSLSIGIILSVSREIEMKEEKEIKQAEAMEALAEDVITEENDDAIHAEEEALEAIAPKKIKSKS; this is translated from the coding sequence ATGTCGAAACCGGTAACATTTTTATTAAGTAAAGTAAAAGGCGATCGCTATATATGGCTGGTTGTGTTTTTGCTTTCCGTTGTTTCGATATTGGCTGTTTACAGTTCAACTGAAACGCTTGCCTATAAATCTGCAGGCGGGAATACCGAATATTATTTAATTAAACATACAATCATTTTATTGTTCGGGGTTTTTCTCATGTATCTCAGTCACCTTATTCCTTATAAATATTATAGCCGTATTGCACAAATATTATTATGGTTGAGTGTTCCGGCTTTGGTTTACACCATGACGCTTGCTCCTGAAGTAAATGATGCTTCGCGTTGGATCACGTTGCCGGTAATTAACCTTACCTTCCAAACATCAGATTTGGCGCGGTTTGCACTCATTATGTATACAGCCCGTGTGTTATCGAAAAAACAGGAAAAAATGGATTCTTTTAAAGAAGCATTTATTCCGGTTATTTTACCGATAGCAATTATTTGCGCATTGATTTTACCTGAAAATTTATCTACGGCAAGTGTTTTATTTTTTTCTTGTATTGTATTAATGTTTGTTGGTCGTGTTCGTTTTAAATATATCATGCTCACGGTTGGAGCAGGTATTGTTTTACTCGGAATTATTATTGCCCTTTCCTATTTATTACCTGATGTTGGTCGTTTGGGAACCTGGAATTCGCGCGTGGAAAGTTTTATAAACGGTGGTACGGAAGATGATTCATTCCAGACTGATCAGGCAAAAATTGCTATTGCCAAAGGAATGGTATTTGGTGTTGGTCCGGGTAACTCTACACAAAAAGATTTTTTACCATATCCCTATGCCGATTTTATTTATGCAACAATTATTGAAGAATATGGAATGATTGGCGGCATATTCATCATTTTTTTATATCTCGTTTTTTTATACCGCTGTATCAAAATTGTAGCAAAAGCACCAAGTAGTTTTGGTGCACTGCTTGCAGTTGGTTTAGGCCTGGTGCTTACCATTCAGGCCTTTGTAAATATGGGTGTTGCGGTGCATTTATTACCTACAACCGGTTTAACATTGCCACTGGTAAGTATGGGGGGAACTTCACTTTGGTTTACCAGTTTAAGCATCGGAATTATTTTAAGTGTGAGCCGTGAAATTGAAATGAAGGAAGAAAAAGAAATTAAACAGGCAGAAGCAATGGAAGCTTTAGCGGAAGATGTGATAACAGAAGAAAATGATGATGCTATTCATGCTGAAGAAGAGGCATTGGAAGCAATTGCTCCCAAAAAAATAAAAAGTAAATCTTAA
- a CDS encoding UDP-N-acetylmuramoyl-L-alanyl-D-glutamate--2,6-diaminopimelate ligase codes for MKTLNTILAALGDVAVANDINIAGITSDSRQVKPGFVFVAVKGSTVDGHEFINKAFESGAVAIIAENKDNVTVAGHIIIVKNAAEALGKLAHAYYDYPSTQLKLVGITGTNGKTTTATLAYHLLRDLGFKVGLISTVENKINDEIIPSTHTTPDPVQLNGLLSKMVEACCDYVFMEVSSHAAHQHRIAGLVFAGGVFTNITHDHLDYHKTFDHYIRSKKMFFDGLPKSAFALVNVDDKRGEVMLQNCAATHYTFSVRGPANFKAQIKENLITGLVLNIDGTEFHSNLLGEFNAWNLLTVYAIGILLGFEKNEVLTALSNQKPVEGRFDIVYSANDMITGVIDYAHTPDAVEKLLSTVRSMLKKEQQLITVVGCGGDRDKTKRPVMAKVAAGLSDKTILTSDNPRSEQPEEIIKEMEAGVAGELIRKCLSITDRKEAIKTAVMLAKPGDVICVAGKGHEKYQEIQGVKYPFDDKQILSETFKTLSR; via the coding sequence TTGAAAACTTTAAATACCATATTAGCTGCTTTAGGTGATGTTGCTGTAGCAAACGATATCAATATTGCCGGAATTACTTCTGATAGTCGTCAGGTAAAACCGGGATTTGTATTTGTCGCAGTTAAAGGAAGTACTGTTGATGGTCATGAGTTTATTAATAAAGCATTTGAATCAGGTGCAGTTGCAATAATTGCAGAAAATAAGGATAACGTAACTGTTGCCGGCCATATAATAATTGTAAAAAATGCTGCTGAAGCATTGGGTAAATTGGCACATGCCTATTATGATTATCCATCTACACAATTAAAACTGGTTGGTATTACCGGAACAAATGGTAAAACCACAACGGCAACTTTAGCTTATCATTTATTAAGGGATTTAGGATTCAAAGTTGGGTTAATTTCTACCGTTGAAAATAAAATTAACGATGAAATAATTCCATCTACACATACAACACCTGATCCTGTTCAATTAAACGGATTACTGTCAAAAATGGTAGAAGCCTGTTGTGATTATGTATTTATGGAAGTGAGTTCACATGCAGCACATCAGCATCGTATTGCAGGATTGGTATTTGCGGGTGGCGTATTCACCAATATTACGCATGATCATCTGGATTATCATAAAACATTTGATCATTATATCCGCAGTAAAAAAATGTTTTTCGACGGACTTCCAAAATCGGCATTTGCATTGGTAAATGTTGATGATAAAAGGGGAGAGGTGATGTTGCAGAATTGTGCTGCCACACATTATACTTTTTCTGTAAGAGGTCCTGCAAATTTCAAAGCACAAATTAAAGAAAATCTCATTACGGGATTAGTATTAAATATTGATGGCACCGAATTTCATTCCAATTTATTGGGAGAATTTAATGCATGGAATTTATTAACTGTTTATGCTATCGGAATTTTATTAGGTTTTGAAAAAAATGAAGTATTAACAGCATTAAGTAATCAAAAACCGGTTGAAGGAAGATTTGATATTGTGTATTCTGCAAATGATATGATAACAGGTGTGATTGATTATGCGCATACACCTGATGCGGTAGAAAAATTATTATCTACTGTTCGCAGCATGTTAAAAAAAGAGCAACAATTAATTACAGTTGTAGGTTGTGGTGGCGATAGAGATAAAACCAAAAGACCTGTAATGGCAAAAGTTGCTGCAGGTTTAAGCGATAAAACGATACTCACTTCTGACAATCCGCGCAGCGAACAACCTGAAGAAATAATAAAAGAAATGGAAGCAGGTGTTGCAGGCGAATTAATTAGAAAATGTTTATCCATTACCGACCGTAAAGAAGCAATTAAAACAGCAGTAATGCTGGCAAAACCAGGTGATGTAATATGTGTTGCGGGAAAAGGCCATGAAAAATATCAGGAAATACAAGGCGTAAAATATCCTTTCGACGATAAACAAATACTTTCAGAAACATTCAAAACCCTATCGCGATAA
- a CDS encoding transpeptidase family protein, whose amino-acid sequence MENTKKDILWRLYLILAGMVVVAIAIVVQIGNVQFVHGDEYRAMADSMRTKRQEIKPTRGSIYSEHHDVLATSFPYFNTYMDAVAPSDADFKKNIDSLSISLSKMFKDKSAAQYKQKIMQARKQKKRYVEIHKKVTLPQKQQMENFPLYRLGQNKGGLIAEPIETREYPYGSLAVRTIGYVRDNNRVGLEGTYDTLLRGKSGFAKVKKVAGGSWVRVGEKNELDPVDGVDVITTLDINIQDITETALRRALVKNEAKWGTAVVMEVKTGKIKAIANLSQTSDGRYLENYNHAISTKVEPGSTWKLFSLMCLFEDGIELNDHVDLNYGKYQFADRTMNDSEEHNRTNVTVKTAFALSSNVGISRLAYQMYQKDPQKYTQHLIASGITEKTGIELSGERKPTFKQYPKDKNDWYATTIPWMSVGYELELTPLQLLTYYNGIANNGKMMKPYLVQETQQYGVTLQETEPVVLNEKLCSDATIKKLQECLLAVVDSGTAKHLKNDYYQFAGKTGTAKLVENGIYTHNYLASFAGYFPYDNPKYSIIVMVNSPSKGAFYGGAVAAPVFREIADKVYSHFINIREPINTNDSLFVGVDAKARGYAYDFRQILSWLHVNEGFDDNEEWVALNAHGKSASHEAIKTYQYTMPDVRGMGLRDAMYLLETNGLKVKVNGAGKVVTQSITPGQAIIEGTYVTIQLN is encoded by the coding sequence GTGGAAAACACTAAAAAGGACATATTATGGAGATTGTATCTCATCCTTGCAGGGATGGTGGTGGTGGCAATTGCTATAGTTGTGCAAATTGGTAATGTACAATTTGTGCATGGTGATGAATATCGCGCAATGGCAGACAGCATGCGCACAAAACGTCAGGAAATTAAACCAACACGTGGTTCTATTTATAGTGAACATCATGACGTGCTCGCAACTTCTTTCCCATATTTTAATACTTACATGGATGCCGTTGCGCCAAGTGATGCTGATTTCAAAAAAAATATAGATTCATTAAGTATTTCGCTTTCAAAAATGTTTAAAGACAAATCGGCTGCACAATACAAACAAAAAATTATGCAGGCACGAAAACAAAAAAAGCGATATGTTGAAATACATAAAAAAGTTACGCTGCCGCAAAAGCAACAAATGGAAAATTTTCCATTGTATCGTTTAGGTCAGAATAAAGGCGGATTAATTGCTGAACCAATTGAAACACGTGAATATCCATACGGAAGTTTGGCAGTAAGAACAATTGGATATGTGCGTGATAATAATCGTGTAGGATTAGAAGGCACTTATGATACACTGCTGCGCGGGAAATCAGGTTTTGCTAAAGTTAAAAAAGTTGCCGGTGGAAGTTGGGTACGCGTAGGTGAAAAAAATGAATTGGATCCTGTTGATGGCGTTGATGTAATTACAACTTTAGATATCAATATTCAGGATATTACTGAAACAGCGTTACGTCGCGCATTGGTGAAAAATGAAGCTAAATGGGGAACGGCAGTTGTAATGGAAGTGAAAACCGGAAAAATTAAAGCCATTGCTAATTTATCGCAAACAAGCGATGGACGTTATCTGGAAAATTATAATCATGCCATTTCCACAAAAGTTGAACCGGGTTCTACATGGAAATTATTTTCCTTAATGTGTTTGTTTGAAGATGGTATTGAATTAAATGACCATGTGGATTTAAATTATGGAAAATATCAGTTCGCTGATCGAACCATGAACGACAGCGAAGAGCATAACAGAACAAATGTTACTGTAAAAACGGCCTTTGCGTTATCATCCAATGTTGGTATTTCACGTCTGGCTTACCAAATGTATCAGAAAGATCCGCAAAAATATACTCAACATTTAATTGCTTCCGGCATCACTGAAAAAACAGGAATTGAATTATCCGGCGAACGTAAACCAACATTTAAACAATACCCAAAAGATAAAAATGATTGGTATGCCACAACCATTCCATGGATGAGTGTTGGTTATGAATTAGAACTTACGCCATTACAATTATTAACCTACTACAATGGTATTGCTAATAATGGTAAAATGATGAAACCATATTTAGTGCAGGAAACACAACAATATGGTGTTACACTTCAGGAAACGGAGCCGGTTGTATTAAATGAAAAATTATGCAGTGACGCAACAATTAAAAAATTGCAGGAATGTTTATTAGCGGTTGTTGATAGCGGAACTGCAAAACATTTAAAAAACGATTATTATCAGTTTGCAGGAAAAACGGGTACTGCGAAACTGGTTGAAAATGGTATTTATACACATAATTATCTGGCAAGTTTTGCAGGATATTTTCCTTATGATAATCCAAAATATTCCATTATCGTAATGGTTAATTCTCCGAGTAAAGGAGCGTTTTACGGTGGTGCAGTTGCAGCGCCGGTGTTTAGAGAAATTGCTGATAAAGTGTATTCGCATTTTATCAATATCCGCGAACCAATTAATACAAACGATTCTCTTTTTGTTGGTGTAGATGCAAAAGCACGTGGTTATGCGTACGACTTCCGACAAATATTATCGTGGTTGCATGTTAATGAAGGATTTGATGATAATGAAGAATGGGTTGCATTAAATGCACATGGTAAATCTGCCTCTCATGAAGCAATTAAAACATATCAGTATACCATGCCTGATGTGAGAGGAATGGGTTTACGCGATGCGATGTATTTATTGGAAACAAACGGATTAAAAGTAAAAGTAAACGGAGCCGGAAAAGTAGTAACACAAAGTATTACACCCGGTCAGGCAATTATTGAAGGAACTTATGTAACGATACAATTAAATTGA